One genomic window of Aliiroseovarius sp. M344 includes the following:
- a CDS encoding ABC transporter permease: MPSFLKEFFNRNGTLMGSLMLGLVLFWTVGLIILPQLSMLDFSFRPNLPPPEIGGPKDVYTLENYKYLIFGPEGGGQDYNAVDLKVFFRTLVAAVCVTIFNLILCYPIAYYLGQTKGNHIRILALMLIIPYWINEILRAFALRIIFGESGVLNTMLVGSGIFDTPFDFIRNDIALYAGLGYAYILLMIFPIYNVIESLDHNQIEAARDLGAPWWRIHKRVVIPYAKPGISSGCTMVFMLSAGALAAPQILGGPSSLWFTQLIYQQFNDNSDWPQGAAYAVVLLVTCILLVLAVMRVFKVNMGDVGK; this comes from the coding sequence ATGCCCAGTTTCCTGAAGGAATTCTTCAATCGGAACGGCACGCTGATGGGGTCACTGATGCTTGGCTTGGTCCTGTTCTGGACTGTTGGCCTGATCATTCTGCCGCAGCTGTCGATGCTCGATTTCTCTTTCCGTCCCAACTTGCCGCCTCCCGAAATCGGCGGACCGAAAGACGTTTATACGCTTGAGAACTACAAATACCTGATCTTCGGGCCGGAAGGCGGCGGTCAGGATTATAACGCGGTTGATCTGAAGGTCTTTTTCCGCACTTTGGTTGCGGCGGTTTGTGTGACCATCTTCAATCTTATCCTGTGCTACCCCATCGCTTATTATCTGGGCCAAACCAAGGGCAATCACATTCGCATACTCGCGCTGATGTTGATCATTCCCTACTGGATCAACGAAATTCTGCGTGCCTTTGCCCTTAGGATCATTTTCGGGGAAAGCGGGGTCCTGAATACCATGCTGGTCGGATCAGGGATATTCGACACACCCTTTGACTTCATTCGAAACGACATCGCGCTTTATGCGGGTCTTGGATATGCCTACATCCTGCTGATGATCTTCCCGATCTATAACGTGATCGAAAGTCTGGATCACAATCAGATCGAGGCGGCGCGCGACCTTGGGGCGCCGTGGTGGCGTATCCATAAACGGGTTGTAATCCCTTACGCGAAACCGGGCATCAGTTCCGGTTGCACGATGGTCTTCATGTTGTCTGCCGGTGCATTGGCCGCCCCACAGATTCTTGGGGGTCCGTCGAGCCTGTGGTTCACCCAGCTGATTTATCAGCAGTTCAATGACAACAGCGACTGGCCGCAAGGAGCCGCCTATGCGGTTGTTCTTCTTGTGACCTGTATCCTGCTGGTTCTGGCAGTCATGCGGGTGTTCAAGGTGAACATGGGGGATGTTGGCAAATGA
- a CDS encoding ABC transporter ATP-binding protein — translation MSAGVGVDLENLWIRFGDFVAVRDANVHINGGDFFSFLGPSGCGKTTILRAVSGFLEPSEGNVLIGGKNMKGIGPNKRPTALIFQNLALFPLMKVWENITFSMEIAGASAKERRKRADELLDMIALPDQGDKLPSELSGGQRQRVAIARALCAEPHVLLLDEPLSALDLKLRQHMRTELREIQKRVGITFIYITHDQGEALTMSDDIAVMRAGVIDQIGDGKAIYNDPATAFAASFVGENNVFRGKILEVNGNEALIRTNRSGDLRSRISTANQGKMKVGDDAMMFIRPEALDLAPKGSKGPNFVTAQVTHEEFEGNTFNIFMAGDGGKEIKVAIPNLGQSFDDHTGQAMTLEYEVDNAVVVPAGELAAE, via the coding sequence ATGAGTGCCGGAGTTGGCGTTGATCTCGAGAATCTGTGGATTCGCTTTGGGGATTTCGTCGCGGTGCGCGACGCGAATGTGCACATCAATGGGGGCGATTTCTTTTCGTTTCTTGGGCCTTCTGGCTGTGGCAAGACGACGATCTTGCGCGCCGTATCGGGGTTTCTTGAGCCCAGCGAAGGCAACGTGCTGATCGGTGGCAAAAACATGAAGGGCATCGGGCCGAACAAGCGGCCGACGGCCCTGATCTTCCAGAACCTCGCGCTGTTCCCGCTGATGAAGGTTTGGGAGAATATTACATTTTCGATGGAAATTGCAGGCGCTTCTGCGAAAGAACGCCGCAAACGCGCCGACGAATTACTGGATATGATCGCGCTGCCGGATCAGGGTGACAAGTTGCCCAGCGAACTGTCAGGCGGTCAACGTCAACGTGTGGCGATCGCGCGTGCGCTGTGCGCCGAGCCGCATGTCCTGTTGTTGGATGAGCCATTGTCCGCGTTGGACTTGAAGCTGCGCCAGCACATGCGCACCGAGCTTAGGGAAATTCAAAAGCGGGTTGGCATTACATTCATTTATATCACGCACGATCAGGGCGAAGCGCTGACCATGTCAGACGATATCGCGGTCATGCGGGCTGGCGTGATCGACCAAATCGGCGACGGGAAGGCGATCTATAATGATCCTGCAACTGCGTTTGCGGCCTCATTTGTTGGCGAGAACAACGTGTTTCGCGGCAAGATTCTTGAGGTGAACGGCAACGAAGCGTTAATCCGCACTAACCGGTCGGGTGATCTGCGGTCGCGCATTTCGACAGCGAATCAGGGGAAAATGAAGGTTGGCGACGACGCGATGATGTTCATTCGTCCTGAAGCGCTCGACCTCGCGCCGAAAGGCTCAAAAGGTCCGAATTTTGTCACTGCACAAGTGACCCATGAGGAATTTGAAGGCAACACGTTCAACATCTTCATGGCCGGTGATGGTGGCAAGGAAATCAAGGTCGCGATCCCCAATCTTGGTCAATCTTTCGACGATCATACCGGACAAGCCATGACGCTGGAATATGAGGTCGACAACGCTGTTGTGGTCCCCGCCGGCGAGCTTGCTGCGGAATAG
- a CDS encoding PotD/PotF family extracellular solute-binding protein codes for MTTDTKFSRRSVLKGATTMGAAALATPLYVKRALASSGEVNILMWSDYLPPEFIAGFEAETGIKVNYTGIGSNEEIINKMKATKGQGFDIISPTNNRSLQWGPLELLQPFDLSKVNIDAVNPAMAKIGTDAWNFGEAGAHWLPHIWGTEGIAYRTDLWLPAGDAPSYGDVWSEENAGKTMGRAHSMMLGAGLYMEASGEMEPGSIWSAYEDEETMRNVWGQVTDWCVARKDRIKLIWNDADTQKNGLLNEGVVVGQTWDGPPLALKSAGEPVHYQAPVEGAMAWVDGMSMPVGAENMDQIYAFIEYAYRQEPAGVAIDSHGYNSPVLGADTYSGDTYKKNFSEAYPGESLANLNPWPAEAPWYADVRTEFVNKFKSA; via the coding sequence ATGACAACTGATACCAAGTTCAGCCGCCGGTCGGTGCTGAAAGGGGCAACCACCATGGGCGCTGCTGCCCTTGCAACGCCGCTTTATGTAAAACGCGCACTGGCGTCGTCGGGCGAAGTTAATATTCTTATGTGGTCGGACTATCTGCCGCCCGAATTCATCGCCGGCTTCGAAGCAGAGACCGGGATCAAGGTGAACTATACCGGCATCGGCTCGAACGAAGAGATCATCAACAAGATGAAGGCCACCAAGGGTCAAGGCTTCGATATTATTTCGCCGACCAATAACCGGTCGCTTCAGTGGGGCCCGCTTGAGCTTCTGCAGCCCTTTGATTTGTCAAAAGTCAACATTGATGCCGTGAACCCAGCAATGGCTAAGATCGGCACAGATGCGTGGAACTTCGGTGAAGCAGGCGCCCATTGGCTGCCGCATATCTGGGGTACTGAGGGTATCGCCTATCGTACCGATCTGTGGCTGCCTGCCGGTGACGCACCAAGCTACGGTGACGTATGGTCGGAAGAAAACGCTGGTAAGACCATGGGCCGTGCCCATTCGATGATGCTGGGTGCCGGTCTTTACATGGAAGCGTCGGGCGAGATGGAGCCGGGCTCGATCTGGTCGGCATATGAGGACGAAGAAACCATGCGTAACGTATGGGGTCAGGTTACCGATTGGTGTGTGGCGCGCAAGGATCGGATCAAGTTGATCTGGAACGACGCCGACACCCAGAAGAATGGACTTCTAAACGAAGGCGTTGTGGTTGGTCAGACTTGGGACGGCCCACCGCTGGCACTGAAGTCTGCGGGCGAGCCTGTGCACTATCAGGCACCGGTTGAAGGCGCGATGGCCTGGGTTGACGGCATGTCGATGCCAGTGGGCGCCGAGAACATGGACCAGATCTATGCGTTCATCGAGTATGCCTATCGTCAGGAACCTGCCGGCGTCGCGATTGACAGCCACGGCTATAACTCGCCGGTTCTTGGGGCAGACACCTATTCGGGTGACACCTACAAGAAGAACTTCTCGGAAGCTTATCCGGGTGAAAGCCTGGCCAATCTGAACCCATGGCCTGCTGAAGCACCTTGGTATGCGGACGTGCGGACCGAGTTCGTCAACAAGTTCAAGAGCGCATAA
- a CDS encoding alkaline phosphatase family protein: MNAQRNVLFIIIDQLRADCLHGALAEYVDLPNMRALMSEAVTFKRHFSVTNPCGPSRASILTGQYAMNHRSVRNGTPLRHDTPTVASEMRKAGYLPMLFGYTDTSHDPRVHSPDDPAMHTYEFPMAGFSEQVEMRLEMSYPWRSYLLRKGYQFDNYWQLYIPGGDGARLNAPAVYRADDSDTAFLTNRFLETMPAYADESWFAHLTYIRPHPPLVAPAPYNDMYDPETLPLPTRIGDRADEAAVHPFFEAALANTAAASFVIGCPKVTPTDETIQTLRSVYLGLATEVDHHIGRVIDFLKDSGQWDNTLLVVTADHGEMLGDHHAWGKHNVYDAAYHTPLIVRAPGCAAGHKVDAPTESIDLTPTILDWVGQAVPNSMDGRSLLPFLQGSTPDDWRDYSFSELDFAEPEAPSLWQKNLRTDLSNSCLDILRDDRFTLVQFAADLPPLLFDHHAKGEMANIADDPSYAADLARLARQMLRHRMRNMDHTLSLDTITSDGPKRQHRH, from the coding sequence ATGAATGCGCAGCGAAATGTTCTATTCATCATCATCGACCAACTGCGCGCTGACTGCTTGCACGGCGCCCTGGCAGAATATGTTGATTTGCCCAATATGCGCGCCTTGATGTCTGAGGCCGTCACCTTCAAACGTCATTTCTCGGTCACCAACCCATGTGGGCCTTCGCGCGCGTCGATCCTGACCGGGCAATATGCGATGAACCATCGGTCGGTCCGCAACGGCACACCATTGCGCCACGACACACCGACCGTTGCCAGCGAAATGCGCAAAGCTGGCTATTTGCCGATGCTGTTTGGCTACACCGATACCTCTCATGACCCACGCGTTCATTCGCCGGATGATCCCGCAATGCACACCTATGAGTTCCCCATGGCAGGATTTTCCGAGCAGGTCGAAATGCGGCTTGAGATGTCTTACCCTTGGCGTTCCTATCTGCTGCGCAAAGGGTATCAGTTCGACAACTACTGGCAGCTCTATATACCCGGTGGCGATGGGGCCCGCCTAAACGCCCCTGCCGTTTATAGAGCCGACGACAGCGATACGGCCTTCTTGACGAACCGGTTTCTGGAGACCATGCCCGCCTATGCTGATGAAAGCTGGTTTGCCCACCTGACCTATATCCGCCCACACCCGCCGCTGGTCGCACCCGCGCCCTATAACGATATGTATGACCCCGAAACCCTGCCGCTGCCGACCCGCATCGGTGATCGCGCGGACGAAGCTGCCGTCCATCCATTCTTTGAGGCTGCGCTTGCGAATACTGCTGCCGCAAGCTTCGTGATCGGTTGTCCTAAAGTCACCCCCACCGATGAAACCATCCAGACCCTGCGCTCGGTCTATCTGGGTCTGGCGACCGAGGTGGATCACCACATCGGCCGGGTGATCGACTTTCTGAAAGACAGCGGACAATGGGACAATACCCTGTTGGTGGTGACCGCAGACCATGGCGAGATGCTGGGCGATCACCATGCATGGGGCAAGCACAACGTCTATGATGCCGCCTATCACACGCCGTTGATCGTGCGGGCGCCGGGTTGCGCCGCCGGACACAAAGTTGATGCCCCGACAGAGTCAATCGACCTGACCCCCACGATTTTGGATTGGGTGGGGCAAGCGGTGCCAAACTCGATGGACGGGCGCTCCCTGCTGCCCTTCCTTCAAGGTAGTACGCCCGATGATTGGCGCGATTATTCCTTCTCGGAACTGGATTTTGCAGAGCCAGAGGCTCCTTCACTTTGGCAAAAAAACCTTAGGACCGATCTCAGCAATTCATGCCTCGACATCCTGCGCGATGACCGCTTCACGCTGGTGCAATTTGCCGCCGATCTGCCACCGCTGTTGTTTGACCACCACGCCAAAGGCGAGATGGCGAATATCGCCGACGATCCCAGCTATGCCGCCGATCTTGCGCGACTAGCCCGACAGATGCTGCGCCATAGGATGCGGAATATGGACCACACACTGTCTCTGGATACGATCACCAGCGACGGCCCAAAAAGGCAACATCGGCATTAG
- a CDS encoding haloacid dehalogenase type II, which produces MTVKAIIFDAYGTLLDVYSVGALAERLFPGKGAAIAVMWRDKQIEYTRLRTLCDRFVDFWQVTGDALDYACEAQGVDLTAAARTALMAEYEELSAFPENQATLTRLQEAGLPMGVLTNGSDAMIKAALGASKLDGFFDHVLSVDSVGKFKTAPEVYQMGPDAFGCAASDILFVSSNCWDICGATWFGYHTIWLNRYEQPMERLGVEPHARGKSLTDVADYALG; this is translated from the coding sequence ATGACCGTCAAAGCCATTATTTTCGATGCGTATGGCACGTTATTGGATGTTTATTCCGTCGGCGCGCTGGCTGAGCGCTTGTTTCCCGGCAAAGGCGCGGCCATTGCGGTCATGTGGCGCGACAAGCAAATCGAATATACTCGGCTGCGCACCCTTTGCGACAGGTTTGTGGATTTCTGGCAGGTGACGGGTGATGCGCTGGATTATGCGTGTGAAGCGCAGGGCGTTGATCTGACAGCCGCTGCCCGGACCGCACTGATGGCAGAATATGAAGAGTTGTCAGCGTTTCCCGAGAACCAAGCGACACTGACGCGCCTTCAGGAGGCGGGGCTGCCGATGGGTGTACTGACCAATGGAAGTGACGCGATGATCAAGGCGGCGCTTGGGGCGTCGAAACTGGATGGGTTCTTTGATCATGTTCTAAGCGTCGACAGCGTGGGCAAGTTCAAGACCGCGCCTGAAGTCTATCAAATGGGGCCGGACGCTTTTGGCTGCGCGGCCAGCGACATCCTGTTCGTATCCTCGAACTGCTGGGACATCTGCGGGGCGACTTGGTTTGGGTATCACACGATTTGGCTGAACCGGTATGAGCAACCGATGGAACGGTTGGGCGTCGAGCCGCATGCGCGCGGCAAAAGTCTAACGGATGTGGCAGATTACGCCTTGGGCTAA